One window of Candidatus Marinarcus aquaticus genomic DNA carries:
- the serS gene encoding serine--tRNA ligase, whose protein sequence is MVDIKLLQRDYDTVAAKLTRKGVDAALLESLKSLAQEAKAKRQTMEEVTAQQNQLSKEFGRYKKEGLDIAPLQANINELKNQKQALEEEVRVLEEKLEAIALGVPNLPDDNVPDGKDEEENVVLEVVGEKPNFAFEPKEHWDLGEANGSLDFVRGVKLSKSRFVAMSGQAARLERALINYMLDFNRERGFNEWYVPFMANANTLQGTGQLPKFEEDLFKIEGEDLYLIPTAEVQLTNLYNDEIIPSEELPLLLTSYTPCFRKEAGSAGRDTRGLIRQHQFDKVEMVAITSQEQSEAVFEKMVSCASDLLTSLGLCHQKVQLCTGDLGFSAAVTIDLEVWLPGQNKFREISSISNTRDFQARRAKIRYKEGKKNILAHTLNGSSLAVGRTLVAIMENYQQEDGSIAIPDVLKKYL, encoded by the coding sequence ATGGTTGATATAAAATTACTACAAAGAGATTACGACACAGTTGCTGCAAAGCTAACACGTAAAGGAGTGGATGCTGCTTTATTGGAGTCACTGAAATCTTTAGCGCAAGAAGCTAAAGCCAAACGACAAACAATGGAAGAGGTCACTGCACAGCAAAATCAACTCTCTAAAGAGTTTGGTCGATACAAAAAAGAGGGCTTAGATATTGCCCCACTGCAAGCCAATATCAATGAGCTTAAAAACCAAAAGCAAGCCTTAGAAGAGGAAGTGCGAGTTTTAGAAGAGAAGCTTGAAGCCATTGCTCTTGGTGTGCCAAACTTACCTGATGATAATGTACCTGATGGAAAAGATGAAGAAGAGAACGTGGTGCTTGAAGTTGTGGGTGAAAAACCAAACTTTGCTTTTGAACCCAAAGAGCACTGGGATTTAGGTGAAGCCAATGGGTCACTTGACTTTGTTCGAGGGGTAAAGCTCTCTAAATCACGATTTGTTGCCATGAGTGGACAAGCGGCACGTTTAGAGCGCGCATTGATTAATTATATGTTGGATTTTAACCGTGAGAGAGGGTTCAATGAGTGGTATGTGCCATTTATGGCAAACGCAAACACACTTCAAGGGACAGGGCAATTGCCTAAATTTGAAGAGGACTTGTTTAAAATAGAAGGTGAAGATTTATACCTGATTCCAACAGCAGAAGTGCAGTTAACCAACCTTTACAACGATGAGATTATTCCAAGTGAAGAGTTACCACTGCTTCTTACTTCATACACCCCATGCTTTAGAAAAGAGGCAGGAAGTGCTGGACGAGACACACGAGGATTAATCAGACAACACCAGTTTGATAAAGTTGAGATGGTGGCCATCACGTCTCAAGAGCAAAGTGAAGCCGTGTTTGAAAAGATGGTTTCTTGTGCCAGTGATTTATTGACTTCTTTAGGTCTTTGCCATCAAAAAGTGCAACTGTGTACAGGAGATTTGGGTTTCAGTGCCGCAGTAACGATTGACTTAGAAGTGTGGCTTCCAGGTCAAAATAAATTCAGAGAGATCTCTTCAATTTCAAATACACGAGACTTCCAAGCACGACGAGCAAAAATCAGATACAAAGAGGGGAAGAAAAACATCTTAGCACATACGTTAAACGGTTCAAGTTTAGCAGTAGGGCGAACGTTGGTTGCCATTATGGAGAACTACCAACAAGAAGATGGAAGCATTGCCATTCCAGATGTACTTAAAAAGTATCTTTAA
- a CDS encoding PAS domain-containing protein: protein MQYNNSEFLIETSVPESELIVSRTNLKGEITYANEAFADISGYSVDELIGKPHNIVRHPDMPKAVFKEMWQTIKEYKKWTGFIKNMRKDGGFYWVHAEVSGIFKDHILTEYKSIRTPMTYEQKLEAQTKYDAMKEAPGELKRKVIYE, encoded by the coding sequence ATGCAATACAATAACAGTGAATTCTTAATTGAAACCAGCGTACCTGAAAGTGAATTAATTGTTTCTCGTACCAATTTAAAAGGTGAAATCACCTATGCCAATGAAGCTTTCGCTGATATCAGTGGCTACAGTGTGGATGAACTTATAGGAAAGCCTCATAACATTGTACGACATCCTGATATGCCCAAAGCGGTTTTTAAAGAGATGTGGCAAACCATCAAAGAGTATAAAAAATGGACGGGATTCATTAAAAATATGCGTAAAGATGGAGGTTTTTATTGGGTACATGCCGAAGTATCTGGGATATTTAAAGACCACATCCTTACAGAGTACAAATCCATACGCACCCCTATGACGTATGAACAAAAGCTTGAAGCTCAAACAAAATACGATGCCATGAAAGAAGCTCCGGGAGAACTCAAACGAAAAGTGATTTACGAATGA
- a CDS encoding chaperone NapD: MNISSIVVQTTPQYLEEVVENIKTCEVCDYHMHDEKGRIIITIEGNGVKEELEKLRVIEAIPHVVAADMQMAYSEDELEEHMEVLNNAHAVPKILNDDTTDPSKIVYNGDLKKKDLEGFAKQFDEVK, encoded by the coding sequence ATGAATATTTCAAGTATCGTTGTGCAAACAACACCACAGTATTTAGAAGAAGTTGTCGAGAACATTAAAACATGTGAAGTGTGTGATTATCACATGCACGATGAAAAAGGGCGTATTATTATCACCATTGAAGGCAATGGAGTCAAAGAGGAGTTGGAAAAGCTTCGAGTCATTGAAGCCATCCCTCACGTCGTTGCAGCAGATATGCAAATGGCGTACAGTGAAGATGAGTTGGAAGAGCATATGGAAGTCTTAAACAATGCACACGCTGTACCTAAAATTTTAAATGATGACACCACAGATCCATCAAAAATAGTATATAATGGAGATCTGAAAAAGAAAGATTTAGAAGGATTTGCAAAACAGTTTGACGAGGTAAAATAA
- a CDS encoding WD40 repeat domain-containing protein: MKLLLLIVILSSSLFSMSTLQPTYSLQASGDVQDMSYHVPYLYTATSNGTVDVFNVQTQKKSLTIQIPAIKDFMGDEVSAKVYSVDVLNNTLLIVSQGEKGYRNLWLYTQGTLEKKIDIAQHFFIKEARFIDEQHALLALLSNELVLYDLNKNSVIKIEQVSPSSFSDFTLSEDKQMIITTDESGVVRALETRTLKEIKKYKAFNLDKIFQLDFKHKTLLTAGQDRKSVLYINNQTHEFDFDFLIYSCALNENASLAAIAYNENNDVVIIDTSTQNKKYRLIQNKAVITKILFTQHKELFVASESKKINFWRLP, encoded by the coding sequence GTGAAACTGCTTTTATTAATTGTTATATTGAGTTCATCCCTTTTTTCTATGTCTACACTGCAACCAACCTACTCGTTACAAGCCAGTGGTGATGTGCAAGATATGAGCTACCATGTCCCTTATTTATACACTGCTACGAGTAATGGAACTGTGGATGTGTTTAATGTGCAAACACAAAAGAAATCACTCACCATACAAATACCTGCCATAAAAGATTTTATGGGGGATGAAGTGAGTGCAAAAGTGTACAGCGTTGACGTTTTAAACAACACGCTTTTAATTGTCTCTCAAGGAGAGAAAGGGTATCGCAACTTGTGGTTGTATACCCAAGGAACATTAGAGAAAAAAATAGATATTGCACAACACTTTTTTATTAAAGAGGCACGTTTTATTGATGAACAACATGCCCTATTGGCACTTTTAAGCAATGAGTTGGTGTTGTATGATTTAAATAAAAACAGTGTGATTAAAATAGAGCAAGTCAGCCCTTCCTCTTTTTCAGACTTCACACTCAGTGAAGATAAACAGATGATTATCACCACTGATGAAAGTGGTGTTGTGCGTGCTTTAGAGACACGAACATTAAAAGAGATTAAAAAGTACAAAGCGTTTAATTTAGATAAAATTTTTCAACTCGATTTTAAACATAAAACGCTTCTGACTGCGGGACAAGACAGAAAGAGTGTGCTTTACATCAATAACCAAACACACGAGTTTGATTTTGATTTTTTAATTTACAGTTGTGCTTTAAATGAAAATGCCTCTTTAGCTGCCATTGCCTATAATGAAAACAATGATGTGGTGATAATAGATACATCCACACAAAATAAAAAGTACCGTTTAATTCAAAACAAAGCGGTCATCACAAAGATTCTTTTTACACAACATAAAGAACTCTTTGTGGCCAGTGAGAGTAAAAAAATTAACTTTTGGAGGTTACCATGA
- a CDS encoding ferredoxin-type protein NapF: protein MKRRELLGSLFSDKERREDIIIRPPYYKDIYSFDKHCHECNGICSTVCQENIIVITENKTPILNFSKSGCTYCDECAKACPSDVLNTEYKQKIALEFEIDMLQCLSWNNTLCFSCKEPCLDNAIEFLGMFRPSIIDDKCTACGFCVSRCPTNAINYKKERDQ from the coding sequence ATGAAAAGAAGAGAACTTTTAGGTTCTCTTTTTTCTGATAAAGAGAGAAGAGAAGACATAATCATACGCCCACCTTACTATAAAGATATCTATTCTTTTGACAAACACTGTCATGAATGCAATGGCATTTGCAGCACTGTTTGTCAAGAGAATATTATTGTTATTACTGAAAACAAAACTCCCATTTTAAACTTTTCAAAAAGTGGTTGTACTTATTGTGATGAGTGTGCAAAGGCGTGTCCAAGTGATGTCTTAAATACAGAGTATAAACAAAAAATAGCACTTGAATTTGAGATTGATATGTTACAATGTTTAAGTTGGAACAACACTTTGTGTTTTTCATGTAAAGAGCCTTGTTTGGACAATGCCATAGAATTTTTAGGGATGTTTCGTCCCTCAATTATTGACGACAAATGCACCGCTTGCGGGTTTTGTGTAAGCCGTTGTCCTACCAATGCCATCAACTATAAAAAGGAGCGTGACCAGTGA
- a CDS encoding TAXI family TRAP transporter solute-binding subunit — MKSFFKIYLPIITVIFLAFYITSQFIEPAPKKEITIAAGSKDGTYYQTALAYKKLLEKEKVKVTLLETKGSIDNIQLIQQGKADIGFIQNGVLKPAQLNSVESLASIYYEPLWIFYKNEGFEIEYVIQLISKKIAVGGLGSGTRDLALTILNDNGINNENSSLLELNSTLAKQQLLEGKIDAMLVVISPKSALVQSLLEDPNINVLSIKRARAYSRKYTFLTPLTLYEGTMDLYKNLPSDDTSLLATTANLIVRKEMPEELVRLFLKKVKQTHQEKTLFAQEGEFPNLLNMQAPINKEAEKYMKNGDSWLESIFPYWIASNIDRLKILLIPLLTLMFPLFKGIMPLYTWTMRSKIYKWYDDLNDIDKALPSYNQEQLHEKLITLQNLQEEISKQTKVPLAFMGEYYNLLLHLEMITNKIKARL; from the coding sequence ATGAAATCATTTTTTAAAATATACTTGCCCATTATCACCGTCATATTTTTGGCTTTTTATATCACTTCACAATTTATCGAACCCGCACCCAAAAAAGAGATCACCATTGCTGCAGGCAGTAAAGATGGCACTTATTACCAAACCGCTTTAGCATACAAAAAACTCTTAGAAAAAGAAAAAGTGAAGGTCACACTGCTTGAAACCAAAGGTTCCATTGACAACATACAACTCATACAACAAGGCAAAGCCGATATTGGTTTTATACAAAATGGTGTTTTAAAACCTGCCCAACTAAACAGCGTAGAATCCCTTGCAAGCATCTATTATGAACCTCTGTGGATATTTTATAAAAATGAAGGCTTTGAGATTGAGTATGTCATTCAACTCATCTCCAAAAAAATAGCCGTGGGTGGACTTGGCAGTGGGACACGCGATTTGGCCTTGACTATTTTAAACGATAATGGAATTAACAATGAAAATTCAAGCTTACTTGAACTCAATTCCACTTTAGCCAAACAACAACTGCTTGAAGGCAAAATTGATGCAATGTTGGTGGTCATTTCCCCAAAATCTGCACTGGTACAATCCTTACTTGAAGACCCAAACATCAATGTCTTAAGCATCAAAAGAGCGCGAGCGTACAGTCGAAAATATACCTTTTTAACCCCTTTGACGCTTTATGAAGGAACGATGGATTTATACAAAAATCTGCCATCTGATGACACCAGTCTGCTTGCGACCACAGCCAATCTTATCGTTCGAAAAGAGATGCCCGAAGAGTTGGTGCGTCTGTTTTTAAAAAAAGTCAAACAGACCCACCAAGAGAAAACACTCTTTGCGCAAGAGGGAGAGTTTCCGAACCTTTTAAACATGCAAGCACCTATCAATAAAGAGGCTGAAAAATATATGAAAAATGGAGACAGTTGGTTGGAGAGTATTTTCCCTTATTGGATTGCTTCGAATATTGACCGTCTAAAAATCCTACTCATTCCTCTTTTAACATTGATGTTTCCACTGTTTAAAGGCATCATGCCTCTTTATACATGGACCATGCGTTCCAAAATCTATAAATGGTATGATGATTTAAACGATATTGATAAAGCACTTCCAAGCTACAACCAAGAACAATTGCACGAAAAGCTGATTACACTTCAAAACCTACAAGAAGAGATCAGTAAACAAACCAAAGTTCCCTTAGCCTTTATGGGAGAGTACTACAACTTACTGCTTCACTTAGAGATGATCACCAATAAGATAAAAGCACGTCTTTAA
- the napH gene encoding quinol dehydrogenase ferredoxin subunit NapH: protein MNSIYKHRFLILRRIVQISLLLLYVGGNIWGWSILQGNLSTSLVFGAIPLSDPFAALQMFSAGALITSNILVGALIITLFYALVGGRVFCSWVCPVNMITDAANYLRRKLGFNAIQKKQPASRAIRYYVLGLSLILSYVLGVTAFEFVSPISITHRGIIFGLGLAWAAMLVLFLFDLFILKHGWCGYLCPLGGFYSVIGKYSLIRVKHDEQKCTVCMKCKDVCPEQQVLWMVGKETQPVLSGECTNCGRCVEVCDDDALNFSIRTQVGETK from the coding sequence ATGAATAGTATTTATAAACACAGATTCCTGATATTACGACGAATCGTTCAAATTTCATTGTTGCTTCTGTATGTGGGTGGCAACATTTGGGGATGGAGTATTCTACAAGGAAACCTCAGCACCTCATTGGTGTTTGGAGCCATTCCATTAAGTGACCCTTTTGCAGCGCTTCAAATGTTCAGTGCAGGGGCACTCATTACAAGCAATATTTTAGTGGGTGCTTTAATTATCACACTCTTTTATGCCCTCGTTGGAGGAAGAGTCTTTTGTTCTTGGGTTTGTCCTGTTAATATGATTACCGATGCAGCCAATTATCTGCGACGTAAATTGGGCTTTAATGCCATTCAGAAAAAACAACCAGCCAGTCGAGCCATTCGATACTATGTGCTGGGGTTAAGTCTGATTCTTTCGTATGTGTTAGGAGTAACAGCTTTTGAGTTTGTTTCACCTATTTCAATAACACACCGTGGGATTATCTTTGGATTAGGGTTGGCTTGGGCAGCAATGTTAGTACTGTTCTTGTTTGACCTGTTTATATTAAAACATGGGTGGTGTGGATACCTTTGTCCACTTGGTGGATTTTACTCTGTGATTGGAAAATACAGTCTTATAAGAGTAAAACATGATGAGCAAAAATGTACAGTTTGTATGAAATGTAAAGATGTCTGTCCAGAGCAACAAGTTCTTTGGATGGTAGGGAAAGAGACTCAACCGGTATTAAGCGGTGAGTGTACAAACTGTGGTCGATGTGTAGAAGTATGTGACGATGATGCTTTAAATTTTTCTATAAGAACTCAAGTAGGAGAAACAAAATGA
- a CDS encoding nitrate reductase cytochrome c-type subunit: MKLVSKFALGLIVASSFMFVGCYDNASPGQNEVAKPVIDDTEIGLRKTDLFSEQQVKPDETQYSESMAGSGHKFKRAFQDAPPMIPHSVEGMLPVQINNNQCVSCHAPEVASSLGALPYPESHMIDFRPKHKFDGQKFEKSIDNMKNEVSIKKISQLSGSRFNCTLCHAPQSTGELVHNNFDPDFTTKDGAEKSHWTGTNLTDGLDTVKE, from the coding sequence ATGAAATTAGTTAGTAAATTTGCTTTAGGTTTAATCGTGGCTTCATCTTTTATGTTCGTAGGTTGCTACGACAATGCAAGCCCGGGTCAAAATGAAGTTGCCAAACCTGTGATAGATGACACAGAAATTGGTTTACGAAAAACCGACTTGTTCAGTGAACAACAAGTCAAACCAGACGAAACACAATACAGTGAAAGTATGGCAGGAAGTGGTCATAAGTTTAAACGGGCATTCCAAGATGCACCACCAATGATTCCACATAGTGTTGAAGGGATGTTACCTGTACAAATCAATAACAACCAGTGTGTCAGCTGTCATGCCCCTGAAGTGGCAAGCAGTTTAGGAGCATTGCCTTACCCTGAATCACACATGATTGATTTTCGACCTAAACATAAATTTGATGGTCAAAAATTTGAGAAATCAATTGATAATATGAAAAACGAAGTCTCAATTAAAAAAATCAGTCAACTTTCAGGATCACGATTTAACTGTACGTTATGTCATGCTCCACAAAGTACAGGGGAGTTGGTACACAACAATTTTGACCCAGATTTTACAACCAAAGATGGGGCAGAAAAATCTCATTGGACAGGTACTAACCTAACAGATGGTCTGGATACCGTAAAAGAGTAG
- the napG gene encoding ferredoxin-type protein NapG — translation MLSERRKFILGSARTIGLVALGGLVWSAYVDEVTASKLTLRPPGALAEEDFLKTCIKCGMCVEACPFDTLHLAKPGDNKPLGTPFFEPRKTPCYMCPDIPCVPVCPSGALNEASVTSNAQLDINKAQMGVAVVDTKNCIAYWGIQCDACYRACPLLDQAIYLEYSQNERTGKHAFLKPIVNSDICTGCGLCEHACVTKKAAIFVLPREVALGQVGDHYIKGWDQKDDARVKNAHSQTTTTELSKEKAVDSLNDMQGLFDE, via the coding sequence ATGTTAAGTGAAAGAAGAAAGTTTATCTTAGGCAGTGCACGAACCATTGGTTTAGTAGCATTGGGTGGATTGGTTTGGAGTGCGTATGTGGATGAAGTTACGGCTTCGAAACTCACCCTTCGACCACCTGGGGCACTTGCAGAAGAGGATTTTTTAAAAACCTGTATTAAATGTGGTATGTGCGTAGAAGCCTGTCCTTTTGATACGCTTCACTTAGCCAAACCAGGGGACAACAAACCTTTGGGGACACCATTTTTTGAACCACGTAAAACACCATGTTATATGTGTCCAGATATTCCATGTGTACCTGTATGCCCAAGTGGAGCATTAAATGAAGCCAGTGTAACAAGCAATGCACAACTTGATATTAACAAAGCTCAAATGGGTGTAGCCGTTGTGGATACAAAAAACTGTATTGCATATTGGGGAATTCAATGTGATGCCTGTTATCGAGCATGTCCATTGTTAGACCAAGCGATTTATTTAGAGTATTCACAAAATGAAAGAACAGGGAAGCATGCGTTTTTAAAACCCATTGTTAACAGCGATATTTGCACGGGATGTGGACTTTGTGAACACGCCTGTGTTACTAAAAAAGCAGCCATCTTTGTATTACCAAGAGAGGTTGCTTTAGGACAAGTAGGAGATCACTACATCAAAGGATGGGATCAAAAGGATGATGCACGTGTTAAAAATGCACACAGCCAAACCACAACCACAGAACTCAGCAAAGAGAAAGCAGTGGATTCATTAAATGATATGCAAGGACTGTTCGATGAATAG
- the napA gene encoding nitrate reductase catalytic subunit NapA, whose translation MALSRREFLKSSAAASAAAAVGMSVPSNLSAAANQAEAGWRWDKAACRFCGTGCGIMMATKNGKIVAVKGDPAAPVNRGLNCIKGYFNAKIMYGADRLKTPLLRVNDKGEFDKNGKFAPVSWKRAFDEMEVHIKKALKASGPEGVGVFASGQYTVMEGYAAQKMMKAGFRSNAIDPNARHCMASAVVGFYQTFGIDEPSGCYDDIELTDTVVTWGSNMAEMHPILWSRVTDRKLSDPDKVKVINLSTYTHRTSDLADIEIIFTPNTDLALWNYIAREIVYNHPEAIDWDFVKEHIVFAASPVNMGYGLRRSDEKSIKEGKYTAKEMEIVSKEMEKIISETEAPALAPYGYKAGDKMVNKPAGLKHWEISFEEYKKFLEPYTLDYVAKISKGNPDEDINEFKKKLQTLANLYIEKNRKVVSFWTMGMNQHTRGTWVNTLAYNVHFLLNKQAKPGSGAFSLTGQPSACGTAREVGTFAHRLPADMMVANPKHRSVTEKVWQVPQGTLNPKGHQHIMKIHRDLEDGTMKFAWVNVCNPYQDTASASHWLKAARQMDNFIVTSDGYPGISAKVSDLILPSAMIYEKWGAYGNAERRTQHWRQQVLPVGDAMSDTWQWVELSKRFTVKDVWGEQQLLSSGGKVKLPDVVAEAKKMGYNEDTTMYEILFANENAKSYKLDENDPIQKGYDNSEGYGDARNVVGSDGKVFDGYGFFIQKYLFEEYASFGRGHAHDLADFDTYHKVRGLKWPVVDGKETQWRFNTKYDPYAKKANPNSDFAFYGKLAKALPQGDLLGIKDKTKKALTNKAKIFARPYMDPPEMPDTEYPVWLSTGRVLEHWHSGTMTMRVPELYRAVPEALCYMHPEDAKKYDVKQGGLCWVESRRGKIKARVETRGRNRPSRGLVFVPWFDEKVFINKVCLDATCPQSKQTDFKKCAVKIYKA comes from the coding sequence ATGGCGCTTTCAAGAAGAGAATTCTTAAAAAGTTCAGCAGCAGCAAGTGCAGCCGCCGCAGTGGGAATGAGTGTACCCTCAAACCTATCTGCAGCAGCAAACCAAGCTGAAGCTGGTTGGAGATGGGATAAAGCAGCGTGTAGATTTTGTGGTACAGGCTGTGGAATCATGATGGCAACAAAAAATGGAAAAATTGTTGCAGTAAAAGGGGATCCCGCTGCTCCAGTAAACAGAGGGTTAAACTGTATTAAAGGGTACTTTAATGCAAAAATTATGTACGGGGCCGACCGTCTAAAAACACCTCTTTTACGTGTTAATGATAAAGGAGAGTTTGACAAAAACGGAAAGTTTGCACCGGTTTCTTGGAAGCGAGCATTTGATGAAATGGAAGTGCACATCAAAAAAGCACTTAAAGCTTCAGGACCTGAAGGTGTGGGTGTTTTTGCTTCTGGACAATATACTGTCATGGAAGGGTATGCAGCACAAAAAATGATGAAAGCAGGTTTCAGAAGTAATGCCATTGACCCTAATGCCAGACACTGTATGGCCTCAGCGGTGGTTGGTTTTTATCAAACCTTTGGTATTGATGAACCAAGTGGATGTTATGATGACATTGAACTAACAGATACGGTTGTCACTTGGGGTTCCAATATGGCAGAGATGCACCCTATTTTGTGGTCAAGAGTTACCGATAGAAAACTTTCAGACCCAGACAAGGTAAAAGTCATCAACTTATCAACTTATACTCACAGAACATCTGATTTAGCGGATATAGAGATTATTTTTACACCAAATACGGATCTTGCATTGTGGAACTACATTGCACGAGAGATTGTATACAACCACCCTGAAGCCATTGATTGGGATTTCGTTAAAGAACACATTGTCTTTGCAGCCAGTCCAGTAAACATGGGATATGGTTTGAGACGAAGTGATGAGAAATCAATCAAAGAGGGTAAATACACCGCAAAAGAGATGGAGATTGTCTCTAAAGAGATGGAAAAAATCATTTCTGAAACAGAAGCACCTGCTTTAGCACCTTACGGATATAAAGCCGGTGATAAAATGGTGAATAAACCTGCAGGATTAAAACACTGGGAAATCTCATTTGAAGAGTATAAAAAATTCTTGGAGCCATACACGTTAGACTATGTTGCAAAAATCTCTAAAGGGAATCCAGATGAAGACATCAATGAGTTTAAGAAAAAACTTCAAACATTAGCCAACCTCTATATTGAGAAAAACCGAAAAGTGGTCTCATTTTGGACCATGGGTATGAACCAACACACCAGAGGTACTTGGGTGAATACTTTAGCGTATAACGTTCACTTTCTATTGAACAAACAAGCCAAACCTGGTTCAGGTGCGTTCAGTTTAACGGGTCAACCAAGTGCTTGTGGTACAGCAAGAGAAGTAGGAACTTTTGCTCACCGATTACCTGCAGATATGATGGTAGCTAACCCAAAACACCGAAGTGTCACTGAAAAAGTGTGGCAAGTTCCTCAAGGAACACTCAACCCTAAAGGGCATCAACACATCATGAAAATTCACAGAGACCTTGAAGATGGTACGATGAAATTTGCATGGGTCAATGTGTGTAACCCATATCAAGACACTGCAAGTGCCAGCCACTGGCTAAAAGCTGCTCGTCAAATGGACAACTTCATCGTAACTTCAGATGGATATCCAGGTATTTCAGCCAAAGTATCCGATTTGATTTTACCAAGTGCCATGATTTATGAAAAATGGGGAGCATACGGGAATGCTGAAAGAAGAACACAACACTGGCGACAACAAGTTTTACCAGTAGGGGATGCGATGTCAGACACATGGCAATGGGTTGAACTTTCAAAACGATTTACCGTAAAAGATGTATGGGGAGAGCAACAACTCTTAAGCAGTGGTGGAAAAGTAAAACTTCCTGATGTTGTCGCAGAAGCTAAGAAAATGGGATACAACGAAGATACAACAATGTATGAAATTCTGTTTGCCAATGAAAATGCGAAATCATACAAACTCGATGAAAATGACCCAATTCAAAAAGGGTACGATAACTCTGAAGGGTATGGAGATGCAAGAAATGTCGTGGGAAGTGATGGAAAAGTATTTGATGGATATGGATTCTTTATTCAAAAATATCTGTTCGAAGAGTATGCTTCATTTGGTCGAGGACATGCACACGACTTAGCAGATTTTGATACTTACCATAAAGTAAGAGGACTTAAATGGCCCGTAGTAGATGGTAAAGAGACTCAATGGCGATTTAACACCAAATATGATCCATATGCAAAAAAAGCAAATCCGAACAGTGACTTTGCATTCTATGGAAAATTAGCCAAAGCATTGCCACAAGGTGACCTGCTTGGAATCAAAGATAAAACGAAAAAAGCATTGACTAACAAAGCAAAAATCTTTGCACGACCATACATGGATCCACCAGAAATGCCAGATACAGAGTATCCAGTTTGGTTAAGTACTGGTCGGGTTTTAGAGCACTGGCACAGTGGAACCATGACAATGAGAGTTCCTGAACTTTATAGAGCAGTACCTGAAGCATTGTGTTACATGCACCCTGAAGATGCAAAAAAATATGATGTAAAACAAGGTGGATTGTGTTGGGTTGAATCACGACGTGGAAAAATCAAAGCACGTGTTGAAACACGAGGAAGAAACCGACCATCAAGAGGATTGGTATTTGTACCTTGGTTCGATGAGAAAGTATTCATCAACAAAGTATGTTTGGATGCAACGTGTCCACAATCAAAACAGACAGACTTTAAAAAGTGTGCGGTAAAAATTTACAAAGCATAA